In the genome of Raphanus sativus cultivar WK10039 chromosome 9, ASM80110v3, whole genome shotgun sequence, the window TGCACATATTGGATTTAAAAACCTTGTTGACAAATCACTGTTAACCATATCACACAATATGGTGGACATGCTCTGGTTCCTCCAGGCAACATGTCGAGAAATGGTTCGCCAAGAATCAGTTGACAGGCCAGGAGACCGCAGCAGGTTGTTGGATGCTGGAGATATTAGGGAAGTATTCACAGAGAACACTGTAAGTCATCAGTACAAACTTTTTTCTTTACAATGTTCTGTCACTTATGTTTGTTCTGACTTCGTTTCTCTTGGTTTTCAGGGCACATCAGCTGTTGAGGGGATTTTCCTGGACATGTCGCAGTTGAAATTCGATGCAAGTCCCTATGTATTCGAGAAAATGTGTAACCTTAGACTGTTAAAGCTTTATTTTTCCGAAGTGATAGAGAACCATGGAGTGTCCTTACCTCAAGGTCTTGAATACTTGCCGAGCAAGCTAAGGCTTCTGCACTGGGAACACTATCCTATGAGCTCTTTGCCGCAATGTTTTGATCCAAAGAACTTGGTAGAGCTTAACTTGCCAAATAGTTGTGTGAAGAAACTTTGGAAAGGCAAAAAGGTAAATATTCAAGATTTCTTTACCACCAAGTCAGTCAAATAGTTGTTGTTGCTGATGTTTGTTTATCTGTTCTACAGAGTCTGGAAAAGCTTAAAAAGATGAGACTTAGCTACTCCGACCAGTTAACAAACATCCCAAGACTTTCAACTGCGCCAAATCTTGAGCTTCTTGATCTTGAAGGTTGCAACAGTTTGGTGAGCATCAGCCACTCTATCTGTTATCTTAAAAAGCTTGTTTCTCTAAATCTGAAGGACTGCTCGAATCTTGAGAGCCTACCATCTACGGTTGAGTTAGAGTCTCTTGAGGTTTTGAATCTTTCTGGCTGCTCAAAACTAGAGACTTTCCCGGAGTTATCACCAAATGTGAAAGAACTGTACTTGGGTGGGACTATGATACAAGAAATACCATCATCATCCATCAAGAACTTGGTACTTCTTGAAAAACTTGACCTGGAAAACAGCAGAAGTCTCGTGAATCTTCCAACGAGCATATGCAAGTTAAAGCATCTTGAAACACTGAATCTGTCAGGCTGCACAAGCCTTGAGCGTTTTCCAGACTTGTCTAGAAAAATGAAATGCTTGAAGTCTCTGGATTTAAGCAGAACGGCCATTAGAGAGCTACCAGCCTCCATTTCATATTTGACTGCTCTTGAAGAGGTAAGAATTGTGGGATGCAAGAGCCTCGAAAGATTGCCTGACAACACGTGGAGCCTAAGATTCAAGGTTGAATTTCGCCAGATTGATACAGAGAAGTTTTCGAAACTGTGGAATAGATTTGGATGGCTCAAGAAAGTTCAGATCtcttagtttcttttttctttacttGACACAACAAAGATTGTTGCTGCTGTATGTAAAcatgtgaaatatatatatatatatatatatatatatatatatgagcagAACTAAGGGCTGAATCCGCCTACGTCTGATTCTATTTCTATATCTGAATGTAGAGAGTCTGATATTCATTATGTGGATATCTGGTAAATGTTTGTTATTTTACTTGTGTTCTTAGCTTCTAATACAATTTAATGATGTAGTTCGAAATTGATGCTGCTGTGGACTTGTTTGTTGAATTTGGTATTACTTTTTCGGTTTGAATTTGGTATTACTTTTTCGTATTGACTCTAGTTTGGTTCTTTGGATTTTAGGTTTAAATCCCAGCCCTACCGATACtatataaaccaaatcaaatttGATATGGTTCTAATAAGGCgactaacttttataaattgaaatcctgaagaatgaaaaaaaaaaacaaactgaaacCTAATTAAAATCTAGACTAGGATACCTGATAGTTAACGTAGAAAAATAGATCgacaatttaaaaaaagaaatattggATTATCGAAAAAAATTCTATTTCAATTTGAAATTTATGTGTCGtgcttttttattttcaaaatttatagtaATGCGTATTATAcactaaactaaattaaaattcaaaaatattacataaatgtTATGTGTAGTGCTTTTTCTTTACCCAATTTTATTGTAGAGTATATTCTATATtgcttaaataaaaatttgaaaaactatATAATCTCTCAAAAtcgtgtttatatatatatattaattgtcaAAGTTATTAGTTAATTTATTAAACAGATGTTGTTTGggaaaatttctataaaattttaaaatattaactgcGGGGAAATGGGAAAAGAGATAATTAGTTTCGTAACCTCAAAATGTATTAGTAGTTATGTTTGTGTCCGTTGGTTTTACCGAAAAATGGATCGAATGAAAAGATGATGGAAGCTATGAATCTCTGAAGAAGTGAATCTGTTCTACATGCTAAATGTGAAGCATTGACTTTGGctatggagtgcatgaagatCTGTAATTTTTCAGACGTAATTTCCGCAACAGACTATTTTTAACTGGTGAAAATAGTGTCAGCACCTGAAAATTGGCTAGTGTTCACTACACATATGAAGAAGTTCCAAAGCAGTAAgactttcttttcttctttcaaaATTTGACATATTctgaaaacatttaatttagtGACGGATAAGTTGGCACGAGGTGTTAGATATTCTACTTCAGTTATGTTTTATGTCAATTCTATGTCTCGGGTTTGGTTCTGGTTCACTGAACCGATAGAGTATAGATTACGTtttattgttgtaaaaaaaattacgtTTGTGTCCTGACCCAGGCTAACCGTTCGACTAAAGTCGGTCGTACAGATCTAACGGTTAATAACGATTCAAAAGCACGCCAAAACTGACGTCAAAAAATGAAACCCAAGACCGACATAACCGTGTCTGGTACCCAAATTATATAAACGAAACATTATATTCTAATTAAACCAGTTGCGTGTTTGGTTATCTTTTCTTTCGTGTAACCTAAATTAAGGGATTTGTTCTAACAAATCTCTCTAGACTCCAAAGGAAGAATCTCAcgtctctcatcttcttctcgGGAAGATCAGAAAACaacttctttttgtttaaatttcatCTTCAAGCTTCGAAGATCGCAGGAAAATTCTCATTTCGATCTGACCATTTCTGGTATTGAAACTTTCTCTTATTAGATCTGCTTTGTTTGTTCTTCGACAGATCTGTCTTAGGTCATCCGTAGAAATGTTTTTTATTGTTTGGGTCATTTCCTAACGATTTATATATCCAtttaattcaattatttttgaTGCATCAATTTAAAGCATGAAACTTTCGTGTTTTTGTTATAGAAATAGATCTTATTGGAAGCTAGGTTGAATCAATTTGATTATAGAAGTTGTGTTAATCGAATTGAATCGGAGCTGGGTTGAATCGAATTGAATCAATCTGATTATATGGAAGTTGGGCTTGAATCGAATCGAGTCAATTTGATTATATCGAATATGGGTTTAATCGAATTGATTCAAAATGTTTAAATCTTGAGCTTGGTAGAATCGAATCGAGACAAAATGATATTCCTTGGtgacctttttaaaaaaacattcttCTGTTGTTGTCAgaagttaaattttgtttttgttcttttgtttaatGAAAAGGTGAAGAAGGCAGAATTTtaaaagacaacaacaacaacaacaacaatgagCTCTGAGCAAAACAACAGCACAAGCTTCCCACCAACAGAGCCAAAGCTCTGCGATAACGGATGCGGATTCTTCGGGTCACCCTCCAACATGAACCTTTGTTCCAAATGTTACCGAAGCCTACGTGCCGAGGAAGATCAAACGGCAGTGGCAAAAGCTGCGGTGGAGAAATCACTAAAGCTTCCATCTTGCAGTCTCATCACCGCACCAGAAGAGCCAAAACAGCCTCTGGAGACCGAACCAGTCTCGGTGGAAACCGTTGTGATCGCTGATCCGACTTCTGTTCCTCCTGTAGCTACGGGACAGGAGGAGGGAGAGCCGTCGAAGCCTGCACGGCCGAACAGGTGTTTCAGCTGTAACAAGAAGGTTGGAGTCATGGGGTTTAAGTGCAAATGCGGGAGCACGTTTTGCGGGAGCCATAGGTACCCGGAGAAGCATGAGTGTAGCTTCGATTTCAAAGAGGTTGGACGCGGTGCAATCGCAAAGGCGAATCCTGTGGTCAA includes:
- the LOC108824138 gene encoding zinc finger A20 and AN1 domain-containing stress-associated protein 7 — protein: MSSEQNNSTSFPPTEPKLCDNGCGFFGSPSNMNLCSKCYRSLRAEEDQTAVAKAAVEKSLKLPSCSLITAPEEPKQPLETEPVSVETVVIADPTSVPPVATGQEEGEPSKPARPNRCFSCNKKVGVMGFKCKCGSTFCGSHRYPEKHECSFDFKEVGRGAIAKANPVVKADKVQRI